In the Desulfosporosinus acidiphilus SJ4 genome, ACTCTACCCCCACCGAAGCAGAGACCAGGGACCACTCCCACTTACAAGAAGTGGGAGTCTCACGATTGGATAAAAGAACGAACGTGGATTTTTATCACCCACGTTCGCAAACATCTTTTCTCTTGCATAAATCCCTCGAATACTTACAAATGCAAAAGCTTATTTCTCTTTTGTTTTATCAAGCAAATCCTTCATAGTAAAGGAGTTCGTGGAGTTAACTTCCGGAGTTTGAATTTCTTGCGGAGTATTTATTCCGGAGATAGTTGTATCATATTTGAGGATCATATCCAGAGTCCCTTGAGGTTCATCAGAAGAACCTTGTTGTTCGTTTAACGTCTTCAAGAATTGGTTCCATTGTTTTAGATCAACTTTAACATTGATAGTTCCGGTTTCTCTTATTATATAACCATTATAAAGATAATAATTGAGGTCAAGTCCCTTATCGCCTAAAATTGTAACATTTTTCAATTGATCCATCGCAGTATTAAAGGTTGTTAAAAGATTCTCTTTACTGGCGTTGAATTGATCAAACGCCTGATCGAAGGCCTTGATACTTTTCTCCTTGTCCGGAGCCTGGCTCACTTGTAGTGTGGAATCTACAATATCCTTCACAAAATTCATCGCTTCTTTATCTTGGGCAAAGTTAGTTACTGCATAGCGAATAAAATCTTTAAATTGTTGATCATCAAGTCGTATTTCATAACGACGGACCATCTTAAAGCCATCATCTGTCTGCATGTACAGACTTGAACTTGAGGCTGTATCAAAATTCGGATTAAATCGTGTGGAATAACTTTTTAAGAAGCTAACTTCTTTTTCTTGGAGAGTTTTGCTGAATTCCAAGAGCTGTTTAAAAGAACTGGGATCAATCTTTGAATCACTGGCATCCAGTGGATTCATAACTAAGTAATCCTTACTGGCAAATTGTTGAGGCAAGGAACTTTTGGCAATTAACGGAAGTTTAATCACTTCATTAATCTTTGGAGTGTCACCGCTTAAATCGGAGTCAACCCAAATAGGAACATCAATTTTCATACCGGGAGTCATAACGTTCATAAGTACCTGACTCTTGCTGACTGTTTTCTGATCATTGGTGGTAGATTTTACGTCTAGGTCAAGTGAAGCGTTGTTGAGCAACGCAGCAGTCGTATCGATTTGCTGCTGAACATCCGGAGCAAACCCCGTACCGCTCAAATGTAAAGTCATCGATGTATGAACATCACCAGAATGTACATTTTGCATGTTTAAAGCGGCGTTAAAAATTTCTTGCTCATTGAGACTGCACCCTGTTAAGACAAGCAGCATCGTCATTGCCAATGCAACCCAGATTATTATTCTCTTTCTCCTCATTTTTTCCCTCCCACTTTCTTCTTTATGTAGGTTTAATCTAAGATGACATAGCGTCACCTTACTTCATTATATCGGCAAATAGTTATTTTATCTACATGAGTTAGTTTCATAATTCATACCCCTTGATATAAGCGGGCTTTTTACCCGTAAAAAAAGGAGTACCTCCCCAAAATCTCGAAAGTGTAAGTGACCAAACAAACACCGAGAGGTTGAAAGGAGAACTCCCAATGTTTAGTATTCGCCAAGAACGTCTATTTTCCTTGGAAGAAATCTTAGAAATGTCACCGAAAGAATCGTATCCGCTTCTATTGGAACCGCTGAATATTACTCCTTTGTTGAGAGTGGTTTCAAAAAGGGCATTTTTGGGAGCTCCAACCACGCTTAACTATTCAGCCATGATCTATTCTTTATTCATTCGAGTGATCGAACGAATTCCTACGATCAAAGATTTACGAAAACGATTAAAAAACAGCTTGGAATTCCGTTTCGACTGCGGCTTTACGATGGCTGATGCAGTTCCTAGCGAGTCCTCTTATACTCGAATGATTCAAAAAATCAAGGGTTCTTCTGCTTTGGAAAAAATTCAAAATGAACTAGTCTCTCAGGCGTTTCAAGAAGGCTTCATCGATGGGGATGTTATAGCCATCGATGCTACTCATATTGAAGCGAGAGACCGTAAACCTGAGAAAAAGAAAGACGAAGAGATTCCGGTCAAGCAAACCTCCAAAAAACGCGGACGAAAACCCAAATCGGAACGGGAGAAATGGCTCAAAGAACAACAGGAACTGGAAGAGAATCGACCCCTCTTTGAGAAGAAAATTGAAGCTCAACTTCCTCTTGATTTCAAGACGATCGAACAGCAAATCCCGCAAGATCCTCACTGGGGAATTAAGAAAAACTCCGAGGGCAAAAACGTCTTTTGGTTCGGGTTCAAAGGTCATCTTCTCGTGGACTGTAAAAGCCAATACATTTTAAAGTCCTTACTTTCCTCGGGAAATGTCAATGATGGCAAAATGGCGATTCCTCTACTCAAGGCTCTTCATGAACTTCACCCCCAGCTGAAGCCTTCCTATTCGCTTTTGGATGCTGGTTACGATTACAGCTCAATTTACCAACAAGCAAAAGCCATGGGGTCAAGGGCCCTGATTGATTACAATCCACGCAATGAACAACTACCCGAAGACAAGGACAAATACTTTTGCCCTAAGTGTCAAGAAGGTCATTCCTACCGATATGATAGCTATGATTCCCGATACGACACGTTGAAATATACTCAACCCAAGGAGTGCAAAGAGTGTCCTCTGAAAGAAAACAACCAGTGTCAAAAGGTATTCAAGGTTAAGGTTTCCTCAGACCCCAGAAAATACACCGTTCCAGCCAGAGGAAGTGGGCGCTACTTTGAACTCTATAAACAGAGAACAGCCGTAGAACGTGTTAATGCTTATCTCAAAGAGTACTTTCAGTTAAACAACATTCGACATCGAGGAAACGTAGCCAAAGTCGATTTCGAGTTTTCTATCCTGACCTATACCCTCTGCAAATTAGCCGTAGACCGATTGAACAAGTTCAAACGTATAGCTGCAGCATAAATCTTCAAAAAATGTTACTAACGAAATTCTGAAGGTCTGAGCTTTAACAATTAAACATTATGAAATTGACTCACATACCAAATAATTACTTTGGATTTAAAAATGAAGAAGGGATTTATTGCTTAAACCCCTTCTTCATTTTCATTTTTGCAGTTCATAGAGTATGTTTATTCAGTAACCGAAAGACTTCTCAAAAAAGTAAAGAGTAAACCGCAGGAAAGCAACGTAATGATTAATCTCATGGCAAGCATCCTTTAAACTATGTTTGTACAGGTAAATTACCTATCGTCTATAGAGTAAACTAAATATATTTCAATTCCATGAATTTTTTATTAAAATTTTATTAATTTTTTAATAAAAAAATGCTATCGCTCTGAAGGATAGGCTCTATCCCCGCCGAAGCAGAGGAACAGGGACCATTCTCACTTCTAGAAATGGGATTCTCACGATTGGAGGAAAAGAAACTAATTTAGATACTTAAATTGGAATTTTAAAAGCTAACATTTATTAGCTTAACTTAGGAAATACTTTTAAAGGAAATACTTCAGAATGTAACGATTAAGGAGGATTCTAAATGAGTAAAAATAAAACCAGAAGAGACGAATTAGCTCAAAAATATCCCGAAGTTGAACAGCACTTTCAAAATATTAAACAAGAAATGAACGAACCTCAAATAGAGAGGTTAGGGGAAACTAAGAAGGAACAAAAGGAACGCACTGAAGGACATTGGAACCCAAGTTAGTATTTTCGCCGTCCGCGGCCAGCAGCTGCCTTGTAAATAAGGGGACCGTCGCCTGTGAACTTTTCTTGTTCCTTGCAACGGTCCCTTCTTGCTAATGCCTTAACTTTATCGAAAGTTTTTTAATGGTTCTGAACTGCCTTCAACTGATTTACAAGGGTTTCGCTGATTCTTTCGGGGACTTCTTCATACTGAAGAAATTTAAGGGTAAATGAGCCTCTCCCTTGAGTTAGTGCTCTCAAATCTATGGCGTAGCGCATCATTTCGGCCTGGGGCACATGAGCCTTTATAACCTGATATTTGTCGCAAGCCTCCATCCC is a window encoding:
- a CDS encoding IS1182 family transposase is translated as MFSIRQERLFSLEEILEMSPKESYPLLLEPLNITPLLRVVSKRAFLGAPTTLNYSAMIYSLFIRVIERIPTIKDLRKRLKNSLEFRFDCGFTMADAVPSESSYTRMIQKIKGSSALEKIQNELVSQAFQEGFIDGDVIAIDATHIEARDRKPEKKKDEEIPVKQTSKKRGRKPKSEREKWLKEQQELEENRPLFEKKIEAQLPLDFKTIEQQIPQDPHWGIKKNSEGKNVFWFGFKGHLLVDCKSQYILKSLLSSGNVNDGKMAIPLLKALHELHPQLKPSYSLLDAGYDYSSIYQQAKAMGSRALIDYNPRNEQLPEDKDKYFCPKCQEGHSYRYDSYDSRYDTLKYTQPKECKECPLKENNQCQKVFKVKVSSDPRKYTVPARGSGRYFELYKQRTAVERVNAYLKEYFQLNNIRHRGNVAKVDFEFSILTYTLCKLAVDRLNKFKRIAAA